From a region of the uncultured Desulfatiglans sp. genome:
- a CDS encoding hypothetical protein (Evidence 5 : Unknown function): protein MNDSFKSNIDDQQAEPPAPERRQDAPTALDKAFPSLWFMGMVIFVVILAILAMGWKISGLEDERVSLELSRQELEHQRETLEKEKALYQKINEELPLLIQQRETLGAEIATLEGELKVQHINFESVTRGLTRAQEALDDAQRKATKAAKDREQALAEFQNLNSKAHESQRLVEQLTKEEVALRGSVEGFTKDREALEKAVAQLRKNRGELEAEVASLESRVKQKMADLERYAEDEKAFARLSDRFQIVLKKMQDSSIQADRSVSALEQEAEGLKTAAGTIKETSLSLKDATTFLETQNSVLNESVKDITAAVQKAEEGASEMQTAAKGFAEANERMGGMAKEAETTLKELGALQRNLLSVSHKLETAVEELDSGVKAAETQVASLEESARNTAPAVELLQQTSQGMKEEYIGIKQSSQTLAALVKGQQDAAGQLIEATKSLQAQVSALVTAKGGIDRVEESLVGQSRNLETMLQGLSALKSRLEVLIASLERAPAVPQPSNDQQTGTEQNGSQLSPNTGQLQ from the coding sequence ATGAACGATTCTTTCAAGTCCAACATTGACGATCAACAGGCCGAACCGCCTGCGCCCGAAAGGCGGCAGGACGCCCCTACTGCACTGGACAAGGCCTTCCCGTCCCTCTGGTTTATGGGGATGGTAATTTTTGTGGTCATCCTGGCGATACTCGCCATGGGCTGGAAAATTTCCGGCTTGGAAGATGAGCGGGTGTCCTTGGAGCTTTCTCGGCAGGAATTGGAGCATCAGCGGGAAACGCTTGAAAAGGAAAAGGCCCTTTATCAGAAAATCAATGAAGAACTTCCTCTATTGATACAACAGAGGGAAACATTGGGCGCCGAAATTGCCACGCTGGAGGGCGAGCTGAAGGTGCAGCACATCAATTTTGAGAGTGTAACAAGAGGTTTGACAAGAGCTCAGGAGGCATTGGACGATGCCCAACGCAAAGCCACAAAAGCGGCCAAGGACAGAGAGCAGGCTCTTGCTGAGTTCCAAAACCTAAATTCCAAGGCGCATGAATCGCAGCGCCTTGTGGAGCAGTTGACCAAGGAAGAGGTTGCCCTGCGGGGTAGCGTGGAAGGATTCACAAAGGATCGAGAGGCTCTGGAAAAAGCCGTGGCACAATTGCGCAAGAACAGAGGTGAGCTAGAGGCAGAGGTCGCCAGTCTGGAAAGCCGTGTCAAACAAAAAATGGCCGATCTAGAGCGCTATGCCGAAGACGAGAAGGCTTTCGCCCGGTTATCAGATAGATTTCAGATTGTTTTGAAAAAAATGCAGGATTCCAGCATCCAGGCGGACAGATCCGTTTCTGCACTGGAGCAAGAGGCTGAAGGTTTGAAAACGGCAGCCGGAACGATCAAGGAGACTTCGCTTTCGCTCAAGGACGCCACGACATTCTTGGAGACACAGAATAGTGTTTTGAATGAAAGCGTGAAGGACATCACCGCAGCAGTCCAAAAGGCCGAGGAAGGCGCTAGTGAAATGCAGACGGCTGCTAAGGGCTTCGCCGAGGCCAACGAGCGTATGGGGGGCATGGCAAAGGAAGCCGAGACGACACTTAAAGAATTGGGTGCCCTCCAGCGCAATTTGCTATCAGTGTCACATAAGCTGGAAACGGCGGTGGAAGAACTGGATAGTGGTGTTAAAGCCGCGGAAACCCAAGTGGCCAGTCTGGAGGAAAGCGCAAGGAACACAGCTCCAGCTGTTGAGTTATTGCAGCAGACAAGCCAAGGCATGAAGGAAGAATACATTGGTATCAAGCAGTCGAGCCAGACACTTGCCGCTTTGGTTAAAGGCCAGCAGGATGCCGCTGGGCAGCTTATTGAAGCGACCAAGAGTTTGCAGGCACAGGTCTCTGCCCTGGTAACGGCGAAAGGTGGCATCGACCGGGTAGAAGAGTCCCTAGTCGGCCAATCCCGTAACTTGGAAACCATGCTTCAGGGGCTTTCCGCATTGAAGAGCAGACTTGAGGTACTTATCGCTTCGCTGGAACGAGCGCCTGCAGTGCCCCAACCTTCAAACGATCAACAAACAGGTACCGAACAGAATGGTAGCCAACTGTCCCCGAATACTGGGCAACTCCAATAA